The segment GGCACCGACGATCGCGCCATCACCGACAACGATGTCTTCAACTGGTGTCCGTACTGGTACCCCAACGGCAGGGCGATCATCTTCACCCAGGCCGATCATGCCGCTTATCGCCGGGGGGAGCGCCCCAATTACGATCTTTACCTGACCACGCCCAAGGGTGACCGTTTCGTTCGGGTGACGTTTTCTCCCGATTTTGACGGCCTGCCCGTCTTCAGTCCGGACGGGAAGAAACTGATGTGGACATCCAAGCGAGGCGGGCTTGAAGAGCCTCAGGTGTTCATCGCGGACTTCACGCTCCCCGAGGACTTGCGTTAGGCGTCGGCGGAAAACGCGCGGCCCATTCGAAACGCATCATTCGGGGAGGATTCCGAAACCGGAACTCGCAGGCGAGCGGTGTGGCACTGCCCACGTGCGGTGCTTTTTCAGAATCGAATTGAAGCAATACACCCCATCACGGCGTTGACCTGTCTTTCCCAGAACGTCCGGGGAAATTGCGCAAAGGGTCAAGCTCCTGCCGATGCAGAATCGCACCGCAGCGGGGACAACGAAGGCCGTCTTCCGCGAAGACCCACTCCCCTTTTCCCCCGACTCCCGATTCGAGGCGAAGCTCGGAAACATGGGCACGCCCGTCGGGCCCCTTCGTAAACCGGACCGCAACCTCGAAGGGGCCGTGCTTGTCGCATTCAAACGTTTCCACAGGATATGCCGGTCGACCGCAACGCGGGCAGGCTCGCGGCTCGGACTGGCCGCTTTCATAAAAATAGTGCCCGCCTTCACACTTCCAGCGTAGTTGGACATCGCGCAAGGTACGCTGCGGCGCCACCGTGGGACGATCCTGGCGCCAGACGCGCCACGCTGCAAACAGGAGGATCGCCGCAAGCGATGCGACAAGCAGACTGATCGTCGCAGTGCGGTAAACGGATTGCTGAGCTACGATGCGGACTGTCCGACGCCGCCCTTCCCTGGACCGGCGACGTTCAGACGAGGTAGGGGTCATCTCTTAAGACGTTCAACGCGGAGCGGTCCGGTCCACCAGAACAGACGGTCCTTCGCAAAAGAGTAGTGGAATAGACGGTTCTGAACCGGCAGGCCGCAAAGCGTACAACCACCGGCGAGGCAGTCTTCATAACGGAATCGAAGCTCCCGCTGCATGACTTCATCGGTGCGGACGGACCGAACACCGCCACCGAGCGTCAGGATGTTGATCCCGCGCCAGTGCCTCGTGGTCAGCCAGGGCTCCTGCATCCGCTGCGCGAACATGTCGAACCCATCGTCCCAGGAAAGCTGCCCGGCGTTCCTCGAAGGCCCCCCTGAGAAAGGTTTGCCATCCGGCTTGGGAGGAGCTTGCCCCGCAAAGGTGTCAGGCCCCATGTCCGCCACCATGATCGTATCCAGCGGATGCGAGGGATGGTTGCGATCGAGGTCGGCAAGCTGGCCGCCGGCGGCCGTCATCATGAAACTGTTGATCCCGTAGCTCGGATAGTCGGCAACATTCGGGTCGCGCATGAAATTGGGCGACTGAATGATGCGTAGACGATACGGATCCTCCGGACAGGTCAGTGCGACGGGATCCTGCATGTAGTTCGGGAAGAGCTTCAGGAACCAGACATTCGGCGACTGCTCCACATCACCGGAGGAACGCGCGTTGGAAAGCGGAGACGGCGGCGGCGTTTTCACATCGGCCGGCAGCCAGCCGTCATTCTCCAACCGGTATACTTGAAGGCTCTGGTAGATGCTGCGAAGGTTGTGCTTGCAGACCGTGTCGGAAGCCATCTTCATCGTGCGATGCAACGATGGAAGAAGCATGGTGATCAGGATGCCGATGATGGCGATCACCACCAGCGTCTCGATCAGGGTGGTTGCTTCTCTACGGAAGTACCTTCCGTTTGCAACCCCAGCACAGGCTGATCGCGAAAGAGG is part of the Phycisphaerae bacterium genome and harbors:
- a CDS encoding type II secretion system protein: MTPLSRSACAGVANGRYFRREATTLIETLVVIAIIGILITMLLPSLHRTMKMASDTVCKHNLRSIYQSLQVYRLENDGWLPADVKTPPPSPLSNARSSGDVEQSPNVWFLKLFPNYMQDPVALTCPEDPYRLRIIQSPNFMRDPNVADYPSYGINSFMMTAAGGQLADLDRNHPSHPLDTIMVADMGPDTFAGQAPPKPDGKPFSGGPSRNAGQLSWDDGFDMFAQRMQEPWLTTRHWRGINILTLGGGVRSVRTDEVMQRELRFRYEDCLAGGCTLCGLPVQNRLFHYSFAKDRLFWWTGPLRVERLKR